In Necator americanus strain Aroian chromosome IV, whole genome shotgun sequence, the following proteins share a genomic window:
- a CDS encoding hypothetical protein (NECATOR_CHRIV.G14167.T1): MDSTKEEYDQLADHFHDCTRKVKGSKTTKRRLPSETLELIMAVKVDGRQLHYLRIVDDIVLITSKISQAERIVTKFDKNCGCIGLQLNLQKTVFMRDGWLLEASFTLSGTNISEYTRYVYLGREINMKNDLTPKLLRRKRGLWERIRASRM, from the coding sequence atggacagcACCAAAGAGGAATACGACCAGCTCGCTGATCATTTTCATGACTGCACGAGGAAGGTTAAGGGTTCTAAAACCACTAAGAGACGCCTGCCTTCGGAAACTCTAGAGCTGATCATGgcagtgaaggttgatggtcgacAACTACACTATTTACGCATTGTTGATGACATTGTACTGATAACATCTAaaatcagccaagcggaacgaatagTGACCAAGTTCGACAAAAATTGTGGATGTATCGGTCTTCaactgaatctgcaaaagacggtGTTCATGCGTGACGGATGGCTTTTGGAAGCCTCATTCACGCTCagcggaacgaacatatccgaatacACCAgatacgtttatctgggtcgggaaattaacatgaagaacgacctgacccccaaGCTGCTCAGGAGGAAACGAGGGCTttgggagcgtataagagcatcgagaatgtag